The following proteins come from a genomic window of Aequorivita marisscotiae:
- a CDS encoding DUF1206 domain-containing protein, which yields MKKSFKTIAYIGFVSKGLIYLVIGTLSLLAALNMGGESTGTNSALSFLKKQPFGQVLLMLLGVGLICYSAWMYVQSIKDPENIGSDTKGKLKRFIYFFNGLVYTVIAGLAFYHLFGSTGSKKSDTAYLDFLGPTTLTILFIVVGVVLTVQAVALIIGVIKGHLLDRFNLEGATYSHLIKILGKFGYYARAFVVAILAYFFLRAGIYTDNNEIKGIQDAFSFLHTSGIGGILMAITAVGFISYGTFYILLTRFRTFEER from the coding sequence GTGAAAAAATCGTTTAAAACAATTGCCTATATAGGGTTTGTCTCAAAAGGGCTTATTTATCTTGTAATTGGTACACTTTCGCTCTTAGCTGCTTTAAATATGGGTGGCGAAAGTACAGGGACCAATTCGGCATTGTCTTTTTTAAAGAAACAGCCTTTTGGGCAAGTACTATTAATGTTATTGGGTGTAGGGCTTATTTGTTATTCGGCTTGGATGTATGTACAAAGCATTAAAGACCCCGAAAATATAGGTTCGGATACCAAAGGCAAGCTAAAACGATTCATCTATTTTTTTAATGGTTTGGTATACACGGTAATCGCTGGATTGGCTTTTTATCATTTATTTGGCAGCACCGGCAGTAAAAAATCTGATACTGCATATCTCGATTTTCTGGGTCCAACCACGCTAACCATCCTGTTTATTGTGGTAGGAGTAGTGCTAACCGTGCAAGCTGTTGCATTAATTATTGGCGTAATTAAAGGGCATCTGCTCGACAGGTTTAATTTGGAGGGTGCTACATATTCACATCTTATAAAAATTCTGGGCAAGTTTGGATATTACGCGCGTGCCTTTGTAGTAGCAATTCTTGCCTATTTCTTTTTAAGAGCAGGAATTTATACCGATAATAATGAAATTAAAGGCATACAAGATGCTTTTTCGTTTTTACACACTTCTGGAATAGGCGGTATTTTAATGGCCATTACTGCCGTAGGGTTTATATCATACGGTACATTTTATATCTTGCTAACGCGATTTCGGACTTTTGAAGAGAGGTAA
- a CDS encoding DUF1206 domain-containing protein, translating into MKNSFKTAAIIGFISKGIIYLVIGALSLLAALNMGGESSGTNQALRFLRKQPFGQVLLMLMGVGLLCYSYWMFIQTFKDPENIGSKLKAKLRRFGLFTTGLVYVVVAILCFYHLITYPTSDSDNSQYLDFIGPVTLSYIFGGIAVILAFQAVVLIVGVIKGGLLDQFNLEGHRGSGVIRKIGQFGFYARAFVVIIIAYFFLHAAIYTGNHDIKGIQDAFSFLDQSPVGRVLMAITAVGFISYGAFYILLTRFRSFEE; encoded by the coding sequence TTGAAAAATTCTTTTAAAACTGCTGCTATTATCGGTTTCATTTCCAAAGGAATTATATACCTAGTTATTGGCGCATTATCTCTATTGGCAGCTTTAAATATGGGCGGTGAAAGTTCGGGGACCAATCAAGCACTTAGGTTTTTAAGGAAACAGCCTTTTGGCCAAGTATTATTAATGTTGATGGGTGTTGGGCTGTTGTGTTATTCGTATTGGATGTTTATTCAAACGTTTAAAGATCCCGAAAATATAGGCAGTAAATTGAAAGCGAAATTGCGCCGATTTGGACTCTTTACTACAGGCTTGGTTTACGTAGTAGTTGCTATTTTGTGTTTTTATCATTTAATAACGTATCCCACCTCTGATAGTGACAATTCGCAGTATTTAGATTTTATTGGCCCAGTAACGCTATCGTATATATTTGGTGGAATTGCAGTTATTTTGGCCTTTCAAGCGGTGGTGTTAATTGTGGGTGTAATTAAAGGTGGCCTGTTAGATCAGTTTAATTTAGAAGGTCATAGAGGCTCGGGGGTTATCAGAAAAATCGGGCAATTTGGATTTTATGCCAGAGCCTTTGTGGTAATAATAATAGCATATTTCTTTTTGCATGCTGCAATTTATACGGGTAACCATGATATTAAAGGCATTCAAGATGCATTTTCTTTTTTAGATCAGTCTCCGGTTGGTAGGGTTTTAATGGCGATTACTGCCGTAGGGTTTATCTCATATGGCGCATTTTATATACTGCTTACAAGGTTTCGGAGTTTTGAAGAGTGA
- a CDS encoding HYR domain-containing protein, with protein MRKITLVLSVMLLCIAGVVTAQTISNSESRPTNVNLPLNFQTTVQESLLQMRQDSSIGTTSALVPPGSIVLDYMQFGSGVELSPLLTSIGFTVTEDNGAGNLDVLLPSQPWDLVILQIQASNLSPNEVTALSNYLASGGKLIMSYWNLNNDPAVQSIVEVSNTISFNTPISVSVWDAAHPIFNNPNTVSGLATIGDYGGGDNGDRLEPAAGATALGGFVSSPTTNEAAIVLGNGGNSIFHGFAARDMDLNSYLDLIENEVEFLVKPNTPPTISCPGDITVDNDANECGAIVTYTVTANDAEDGPLTPTQTAGLPSGSRFPVGTTTNTFEVTDSDGNTETCSFDVTVEDNEAPTAVCLGSAPIFVGSYRVSDGPTWNTNPSVYSPQEAAALIFGGNASDYAISVDPNTTDPSTITNTGWTDSWGTGFVINAEDYSLDTGAPGYNNPGGYDSAVSAYVRDHTDLSKINYVWTATAPTVIQLDVNGQAILDPATIDGGSTDNCGIASMSVSPNNFTCADVGPNTVTLTVTDVNGNSSTCTSTVIVEDNVSPTAVCQPFIAQLDATGNVTITGADVDGGSTDACGISSLSVSPNMFTCADIGPNNVTLTVTDVNGNVSTCTTIVTVEDNEAPVITCVANDSRNTDPGVCSYTVVGTEFDATFTDNCTGGTITNDYNGTATLAGEIFPSGTTTVVWTANDGNGQTATCSTDITVVDNQSPVITCVPNQTRDTDPGVCDYTVVGAEFDATFNDNCGGTIGNNYNGSTSLAGAVFPIGSTTVVWAVFDGTNPVVFCQTVITIEDNEAPVITCVPNATRDTDAGVCSYTVVGTEFDATFTDNCTSSTITNDYNGTATMAGEVLPKGVTTVIWTVDDGNGQTATCTTVITVEDNEDPVITCVPNATRDTDPGLCNYTVVGTEFDATFTDNCPDGSITNDYNGTATMAGEVLPKGVTTVVWTVDDGNGQTATCTTVITVEDNEAPVITCVPNATRDTEPGLCEYTVVGTEFDATFTDNCPDGSITNDYNGTATMAGEVLPKGVTTVIWTVDDGNGQTATCTTVITVEDNEDPVITCVPNATRDTDPGLCEYTVVGTEFDATFTDNCPDGSITNDYNGTATMAGEVLPKGVTTVVWTVDDGNGQTVTCTTVITVEDNEAPVITCAPNATRDTDPGLCEYTVVGTEFDATFTDNCPDGSITNDYNGTATMAGEVLPKGVTTVVWTVDDGNGQTATCTTVITVEDNEDPVITCVPNATRDTDPGVCNYTVVGTEFDATFTDNCPDGSITNDYNGTATMAGAVLPKGVTTVIWTVDDGNGQTATCTTVITVEDNEDPVITCVPNATRDTDPGLCNYTIVGTEFDATFTDNCPDGSITNDYNGTATMAGEVLPKGVTTVIWTVNDGNGQTATCTTVITVEDNEDPVITCVPNASRDTEPGLCEYTVIGTEFDATFTDNCPDGSITNDYNGTTTMAGEVLPKGVTTVVWTVDDGNGQTVTCTTVITIEDNEVPTIICPADITTNTDAGDCFATVIFVTPVAFDNCGIASVVQTMGDPSGSSFPVGVNTIEFTATDVNGNTSTCSFTITVTDNEAPVAVCQNITIQLDAAGNATITAADVDGGSTDQCGIGSLSIDVDTFDCSDVGDNNVILTVTDVNGNTSTCTAIVTVEDVTAPMVVCQDITVVLDATGTVTIAGIDVDGGSTDACGIASYDLDMDTFDCSNVGDNIVTLTVTDVNGNTSTCTATVTVEDNTSPVLVCQDFTLELGADGTAILDPSDVIASNDDACGIFTSAVDITDFDCSDIGAPVTVQVFTIDVNGNLASCTAEVTVVDNLAPVITCPVDQTVDPGPGNIFYILPDYFATGEATAIDNCTDPVTNTTQSPVAGTPLPDGVHTITFTATDAYGNTSTCEFELTVESVLGAEDNHQNLGSVKMYPVPTNNILNISNPQSLELERLEIYDLRGRLVQSADLRGMGNVKTINVDQLAAASYYVKIKGANGEITMRLIKE; from the coding sequence ATGAGAAAAATTACCTTGGTTCTTTCTGTGATGCTTTTGTGTATTGCAGGTGTCGTAACGGCACAAACGATATCTAACTCTGAGAGTAGACCGACAAATGTCAATCTTCCTTTAAATTTTCAAACTACAGTTCAAGAATCTCTTTTGCAGATGCGTCAAGATTCTTCAATTGGTACTACATCGGCCCTTGTTCCTCCAGGATCGATTGTGCTAGATTATATGCAGTTTGGATCTGGTGTTGAACTCAGTCCTTTATTAACGAGTATAGGATTTACTGTTACTGAAGATAACGGTGCTGGAAATTTGGATGTTTTACTTCCTTCTCAACCTTGGGATCTTGTAATTCTGCAAATACAAGCAAGTAATCTTTCACCAAATGAAGTAACGGCTCTATCCAATTATCTTGCAAGTGGGGGAAAGTTAATAATGTCTTATTGGAATTTAAATAATGACCCTGCCGTACAATCGATAGTAGAAGTAAGTAATACAATTTCATTTAATACCCCAATTTCGGTTTCAGTATGGGATGCTGCACATCCTATTTTTAATAATCCTAATACTGTAAGTGGCTTAGCCACAATTGGCGATTATGGCGGTGGTGATAACGGTGATCGCTTAGAGCCAGCTGCAGGAGCTACTGCTCTCGGTGGTTTTGTGTCTTCTCCAACAACAAATGAAGCAGCAATAGTTTTGGGGAATGGAGGCAATAGTATATTTCATGGATTTGCGGCGCGAGATATGGACCTTAATTCATATTTAGATCTTATTGAAAATGAAGTTGAGTTTTTGGTAAAACCAAATACACCACCCACTATTTCCTGCCCTGGAGATATTACTGTTGATAATGATGCGAATGAATGTGGTGCAATAGTAACTTATACGGTAACCGCCAATGATGCCGAAGACGGGCCGTTAACGCCTACCCAAACGGCAGGGCTTCCTTCTGGATCTCGGTTTCCAGTTGGTACAACAACTAATACTTTTGAAGTAACTGATAGCGATGGAAATACCGAAACTTGTAGTTTTGATGTAACCGTTGAAGACAACGAAGCGCCGACTGCCGTATGTCTTGGATCTGCGCCTATATTCGTAGGATCTTATAGAGTTAGTGATGGACCTACCTGGAATACTAATCCTTCCGTTTATAGCCCTCAAGAAGCAGCTGCTTTAATTTTTGGAGGAAATGCATCAGATTATGCAATCTCTGTTGATCCAAATACTACCGATCCTAGCACCATTACCAACACTGGTTGGACTGATAGCTGGGGAACTGGTTTTGTAATCAATGCCGAAGATTATAGTTTAGATACTGGAGCTCCTGGCTATAATAATCCAGGTGGCTATGATTCTGCGGTATCTGCTTATGTAAGGGATCACACCGATCTTAGCAAAATAAACTATGTTTGGACTGCAACTGCACCTACTGTAATACAGTTGGATGTAAATGGTCAAGCAATATTAGATCCTGCGACAATTGATGGTGGAAGCACAGATAATTGTGGAATTGCCAGTATGTCGGTGAGTCCTAATAATTTTACATGTGCAGATGTTGGTCCAAATACGGTAACCCTAACGGTAACCGATGTAAATGGCAACAGTTCAACTTGTACTTCTACAGTAATAGTTGAAGATAATGTTTCACCTACAGCTGTATGTCAGCCTTTTATTGCGCAACTAGACGCTACCGGAAATGTAACAATTACGGGGGCCGATGTTGATGGTGGCTCAACAGATGCCTGTGGAATTTCTTCACTCTCTGTTTCGCCAAACATGTTCACTTGCGCTGATATAGGTCCAAACAATGTTACTTTGACTGTAACAGATGTAAATGGAAATGTTTCTACTTGTACAACTATTGTCACCGTTGAAGACAACGAAGCTCCTGTAATCACTTGTGTTGCAAACGACTCAAGAAATACCGATCCTGGCGTATGTAGTTATACTGTTGTAGGAACAGAGTTTGACGCCACTTTTACAGATAATTGTACTGGCGGAACCATTACAAATGATTATAACGGAACGGCAACCCTAGCGGGCGAAATATTCCCGAGTGGTACAACTACGGTGGTTTGGACAGCCAATGACGGTAACGGTCAAACTGCTACTTGTTCTACCGATATTACAGTGGTTGATAATCAATCGCCAGTAATTACTTGTGTACCAAATCAAACTAGAGATACCGATCCGGGAGTTTGTGATTATACCGTGGTAGGTGCCGAGTTTGACGCTACATTTAACGATAATTGTGGAGGTACCATAGGAAATAATTACAACGGATCTACTTCATTGGCAGGAGCTGTTTTCCCAATAGGAAGCACAACAGTTGTTTGGGCAGTGTTTGATGGCACGAATCCGGTTGTTTTCTGCCAAACTGTTATCACAATTGAAGATAATGAAGCACCAGTAATTACCTGCGTACCAAACGCCACAAGAGATACCGATGCGGGAGTATGTAGTTATACAGTAGTAGGAACTGAATTTGATGCAACTTTTACCGATAATTGTACGAGTAGCACAATTACCAACGACTATAACGGCACAGCTACTATGGCTGGCGAAGTGCTTCCAAAAGGAGTAACGACTGTAATTTGGACAGTAGATGATGGTAACGGTCAAACGGCAACTTGTACTACGGTAATTACCGTTGAAGACAACGAAGATCCGGTTATTACGTGCGTACCAAATGCCACAAGAGATACCGATCCAGGTTTATGTAACTACACAGTAGTAGGAACTGAATTTGATGCAACATTTACAGATAACTGTCCTGACGGAAGTATTACTAACGACTATAACGGCACGGCTACTATGGCGGGAGAAGTTCTTCCAAAAGGAGTAACGACTGTGGTTTGGACAGTTGACGACGGCAACGGTCAAACCGCTACTTGTACTACGGTAATTACGGTTGAAGACAACGAAGCGCCGGTTATTACTTGCGTTCCAAATGCCACAAGAGATACCGAACCAGGTCTATGTGAATACACCGTTGTAGGAACTGAGTTTGATGCTACGTTTACAGACAATTGTCCAGATGGAAGCATTACAAACGATTATAACGGAACGGCTACTATGGCTGGAGAAGTACTTCCAAAAGGAGTAACGACTGTAATTTGGACAGTAGATGACGGCAACGGTCAAACCGCTACTTGTACTACGGTAATTACGGTTGAAGACAACGAAGACCCAGTTATCACGTGCGTACCAAACGCCACAAGAGACACCGACCCAGGTTTATGTGAATACACAGTAGTAGGAACTGAATTTGATGCAACTTTTACAGATAACTGCCCTGATGGAAGTATTACAAACGATTATAACGGCACGGCTACTATGGCTGGCGAAGTGCTTCCAAAAGGAGTAACTACAGTAGTTTGGACAGTAGATGATGGCAACGGTCAAACTGTTACTTGCACTACAGTAATCACCGTTGAAGACAACGAAGCGCCGGTTATCACTTGCGCGCCAAATGCCACAAGAGATACCGATCCAGGTTTATGTGAATACACAGTAGTAGGAACTGAATTTGATGCAACTTTTACAGATAACTGTCCTGATGGTTCAATAACTAACGACTATAACGGCACAGCTACTATGGCTGGCGAAGTTCTTCCAAAAGGAGTAACTACGGTAGTTTGGACGGTAGATGATGGTAACGGTCAAACCGCTACATGTACTACAGTAATCACCGTTGAAGATAACGAAGACCCAGTAATTACATGTGTGCCTAATGCCACAAGAGACACCGATCCAGGAGTATGTAACTACACAGTTGTAGGTACTGAGTTTGATGCCACTTTCACAGACAATTGTCCTGATGGAAGTATTACAAACGATTATAACGGTACGGCTACTATGGCGGGAGCAGTCCTTCCAAAAGGAGTAACGACTGTAATTTGGACGGTAGATGATGGCAACGGACAAACCGCTACTTGTACTACGGTTATCACTGTGGAAGACAACGAAGATCCGGTTATCACTTGCGTACCAAATGCAACAAGAGATACCGATCCAGGTTTATGTAACTACACAATTGTAGGTACTGAATTTGATGCAACATTTACAGACAACTGTCCTGATGGTTCAATTACAAACGATTATAACGGCACAGCTACGATGGCTGGAGAAGTTCTTCCAAAAGGAGTAACTACTGTAATTTGGACAGTGAATGATGGAAACGGTCAAACTGCTACTTGTACTACGGTAATCACTGTGGAAGACAACGAAGATCCGGTTATCACTTGCGTACCAAATGCTTCAAGAGATACCGAACCAGGTTTATGTGAATACACAGTAATAGGAACTGAATTTGATGCAACTTTTACAGATAACTGTCCTGATGGTTCAATAACCAACGATTATAATGGAACAACTACTATGGCTGGCGAAGTGCTTCCAAAAGGAGTAACTACAGTAGTTTGGACAGTAGATGATGGCAACGGTCAAACTGTTACTTGTACTACAGTTATTACAATTGAGGACAATGAAGTACCAACAATTATCTGCCCGGCAGACATAACCACCAACACAGATGCGGGAGATTGTTTTGCAACGGTAATCTTTGTTACTCCGGTAGCATTTGATAATTGCGGCATTGCAAGCGTCGTCCAAACAATGGGTGACCCAAGCGGAAGCAGTTTCCCGGTTGGCGTAAACACCATTGAATTCACCGCGACCGATGTAAATGGAAACACCAGCACCTGCAGTTTTACTATTACCGTAACGGATAATGAAGCTCCGGTAGCAGTATGTCAGAATATCACTATCCAACTTGATGCAGCTGGTAATGCAACTATTACTGCAGCCGATGTTGATGGAGGAAGTACAGACCAGTGTGGTATTGGTAGCCTATCGATAGATGTTGATACTTTTGACTGTTCTGATGTTGGCGACAACAACGTTATTTTAACAGTAACCGATGTAAACGGAAATACTTCAACTTGTACTGCCATTGTAACTGTTGAAGATGTAACTGCACCAATGGTAGTATGTCAAGATATTACAGTTGTACTCGATGCAACAGGAACTGTAACCATCGCAGGAATAGACGTTGACGGCGGAAGCACCGATGCTTGTGGCATTGCGAGTTATGATTTAGATATGGATACTTTTGATTGTTCAAATGTTGGTGACAATATTGTAACATTGACGGTAACCGATGTAAACGGAAATACGTCAACTTGTACCGCTACGGTAACAGTAGAAGACAATACGAGTCCGGTATTAGTTTGTCAAGACTTCACATTAGAGCTTGGTGCAGACGGAACAGCTATTCTTGACCCAAGTGATGTGATAGCTTCTAATGATGATGCTTGTGGAATCTTTACTTCGGCAGTAGATATTACCGATTTTGATTGTTCAGATATTGGTGCGCCAGTAACGGTTCAGGTGTTTACAATTGACGTAAATGGCAACCTTGCATCTTGTACAGCAGAAGTTACTGTGGTAGACAACCTTGCACCGGTAATTACGTGTCCAGTAGATCAAACAGTAGATCCAGGACCAGGAAATATATTCTATATACTTCCAGATTATTTTGCAACGGGCGAAGCTACAGCAATAGACAACTGTACAGATCCAGTTACAAATACAACGCAATCGCCAGTAGCAGGCACGCCGCTTCCTGATGGAGTACACACTATTACTTTCACTGCAACCGATGCATATGGTAATACAAGTACTTGCGAATTTGAATTAACTGTTGAAAGCGTACTTGGTGCAGAAGACAATCACCAAAACCTTGGAAGCGTTAAAATGTATCCAGTTCCAACCAACAATATTTTAAACATCAGCAATCCGCAGAGTTTAGAATTGGAAAGACTGGAAATTTACGACCTAAGAGGTAGATTGGTACAAAGTGCAGACCTTCGTGGAATGGGCAATGTAAAAACTATAAACGTAGATCAACTTGCAGCTGCTTCTTACTACGTAAAAATTAAAGGCGCTAATGGTGAAATAACCATGAGACTTATAAAGGAATAG
- a CDS encoding exonuclease domain-containing protein — MQSQLFAIIDVETTGGGIAGNRITEICIALLKNGEVVDKYSTLVNPERDIPQYITALTGIDNDMVSDAPRFFEVAEKIEEFTKDAIFVAHNVSFDYNVIRGEFRLIGQHYNRKKLCTVRLSRKLIPGMLSYSLGRLCNTINIPHLNRHRAEGDVDATVILFQRLLSLDKDFSTISSFLNPRSKQATLPPHLPAEQIDELPEEAGIYLFKNQKHQVIYAGKAKNIKKRVLSHFYDKKTKEYQLGQETHFIDFERTGNELLALLVESEHIRNYYPKFNRAQKWPATTYQIISYENQRGITQLALGKTKAHRDSVSTFYNRAEATEKLEEICETFKLCPRFCSLQSSTEKCSHYRIKNCEGICEGSENVADYNLKVQAAIKSLDENQPTFAIQGKGRNQDEIAFALVTEGQYKGFGFFSRSEAICNIEDYEPFLKLQQASYHTHAIIRSYLKKNGDRNVVYFEKPKKLTNHRLKKLSTYKETTETENIFSHWNLG, encoded by the coding sequence ATGCAATCACAACTTTTCGCAATTATAGATGTAGAAACTACCGGCGGTGGCATTGCAGGCAATCGCATTACCGAAATATGCATCGCACTTTTAAAGAATGGTGAAGTTGTAGATAAATATTCAACATTAGTAAACCCCGAGCGCGATATTCCGCAGTACATTACAGCACTCACCGGAATTGATAATGACATGGTATCCGACGCCCCACGCTTTTTTGAAGTTGCCGAAAAAATTGAAGAATTTACAAAAGACGCAATTTTTGTAGCGCATAACGTAAGTTTCGATTACAACGTAATTCGCGGCGAATTTAGGCTTATAGGTCAGCATTACAACCGAAAAAAGCTATGCACTGTTCGGCTTTCACGAAAATTAATACCGGGTATGCTTTCCTATAGTTTAGGGAGGCTATGTAACACTATAAATATTCCGCATCTTAATCGGCACCGTGCTGAAGGCGATGTAGATGCTACAGTTATTCTCTTCCAAAGGCTACTTTCTTTAGATAAAGATTTCAGCACAATTAGTTCATTTTTAAATCCGCGCTCAAAGCAAGCCACCCTTCCGCCACATTTGCCCGCCGAACAAATAGACGAGCTCCCGGAAGAGGCCGGAATTTATCTTTTTAAAAACCAAAAGCACCAAGTGATTTATGCTGGAAAGGCGAAAAATATTAAGAAACGCGTTCTCTCCCACTTTTACGATAAAAAAACCAAGGAGTATCAATTAGGGCAGGAAACACATTTTATTGACTTTGAACGTACTGGCAATGAATTGTTGGCCCTTTTGGTGGAGTCTGAACATATTCGAAACTACTATCCAAAATTTAATCGCGCCCAAAAATGGCCTGCCACAACGTATCAAATAATAAGTTACGAAAATCAACGTGGCATTACGCAGCTTGCATTAGGTAAAACTAAAGCGCATCGCGATTCGGTTAGTACGTTTTACAATCGCGCCGAAGCTACCGAAAAGCTGGAGGAAATATGCGAAACATTTAAACTGTGCCCACGGTTTTGCAGTTTGCAAAGTAGTACCGAAAAATGTTCGCACTATCGCATAAAAAACTGTGAAGGTATTTGTGAAGGCTCCGAAAATGTGGCAGATTACAATTTAAAGGTGCAAGCGGCTATAAAGTCTTTAGACGAAAACCAACCTACTTTCGCTATTCAAGGAAAAGGCAGAAATCAAGACGAAATTGCTTTTGCTTTAGTTACTGAAGGGCAGTATAAAGGATTTGGGTTTTTTAGCAGAAGTGAAGCTATTTGCAATATTGAAGACTACGAACCTTTTTTAAAATTGCAACAAGCTAGTTATCACACGCACGCAATTATTAGAAGTTATCTTAAAAAAAATGGCGATCGCAATGTGGTTTATTTTGAAAAGCCCAAAAAACTTACAAATCACCGCCTAAAGAAATTATCAACGTATAAAGAAACCACAGAAACCGAAAATATTTTCAGCCATTGGAATTTGGGATAA
- a CDS encoding HAD family hydrolase — protein MLKAVLFDMDGVIVDTEPLHRKAYFKMFEDVNIEVSETLYDSFTGQATLPICRTLCNHFNLSDAPENLVALKRKHFKYLFENDSELALLDGVHNLIKDYYNNGLTLVLASSASMPNINRIFDRFDLNKYFKAKISGADLKASKPHPEIFIKAAELANERRENCMVIEDSTNGIAAAKAANIYCVGFKSPHSANQDYSKADRVITSFDEILFANLP, from the coding sequence ATGCTAAAAGCAGTACTTTTTGATATGGATGGGGTAATTGTAGATACCGAACCCTTGCACCGAAAAGCATACTTTAAAATGTTTGAAGATGTAAATATTGAAGTTTCCGAAACTTTGTACGATTCGTTTACCGGACAGGCAACTCTGCCTATTTGCAGAACACTTTGTAATCACTTTAACCTTTCTGATGCTCCAGAAAACTTAGTTGCCTTAAAAAGAAAACACTTTAAATATTTGTTTGAAAATGATAGTGAATTAGCACTTTTAGACGGAGTGCATAATTTAATTAAAGATTATTACAATAACGGGCTAACGTTGGTTTTGGCATCTTCGGCTTCTATGCCTAACATAAACCGAATTTTTGATAGGTTCGACTTGAATAAATACTTTAAAGCCAAAATTAGCGGTGCCGATTTAAAAGCTTCAAAACCGCATCCAGAAATTTTTATAAAAGCTGCCGAACTCGCTAACGAGCGTAGAGAGAATTGCATGGTTATTGAAGATTCTACAAACGGAATAGCCGCTGCAAAAGCCGCCAATATTTATTGCGTGGGTTTTAAAAGTCCGCACTCCGCAAATCAGGATTACAGTAAAGCAGATAGGGTAATTACAAGTTTTGACGAAATATTATTTGCCAATCTACCCTAA
- a CDS encoding LLM class flavin-dependent oxidoreductase, with translation MSNEKHTIKIPFSVLDLVPVIEGSSHKTAMENSLALAQHAENLGFKRFWISEHHNAESLVSSATPVLIGYVAGNTKTIRVGSGGVMLPNHAPLIVAEQFGTLATLYPERIDLGLGRAPGTDQITARALRRERTETVNDFPNDVQELQRLFSATNKNSLVRAIPGEGLEVPLYLLGSSTYSAQLAGALGLPYAFASHFAPTHLHDALGLYYSNFEASKQLNKPYTMACVNVVVATTDAEAEYLATSMKLFMLNIIRNTRAPLPPPVESMNGRWSPIEEAQILKMMQYTFVGSPETVQEKLVNFISETHIDELITVAHIYDQKARLNSFELLAQLKHDISI, from the coding sequence ATGAGTAACGAAAAGCATACTATAAAAATCCCTTTTTCAGTTTTAGATCTTGTCCCTGTAATTGAAGGCAGTAGCCATAAAACAGCTATGGAAAACAGCTTGGCGTTGGCGCAACACGCGGAGAATTTAGGGTTTAAGCGGTTTTGGATTTCGGAACACCACAATGCAGAAAGTCTTGTGAGTTCGGCCACGCCTGTGCTTATTGGGTATGTAGCCGGAAACACTAAAACCATTCGGGTTGGTTCTGGTGGCGTAATGTTGCCAAACCACGCGCCCCTTATTGTTGCAGAACAATTTGGAACCCTCGCTACACTTTACCCAGAAAGAATTGATTTGGGTTTGGGGCGTGCGCCGGGTACAGATCAGATTACAGCGCGAGCACTTAGACGCGAACGCACAGAAACGGTAAACGATTTTCCGAATGACGTGCAGGAATTGCAAAGGTTATTTTCAGCAACCAATAAAAATAGTTTGGTTCGGGCCATTCCGGGCGAAGGTTTGGAAGTACCGCTTTACCTTTTGGGTTCAAGTACATACAGTGCACAATTGGCTGGAGCGCTGGGTTTGCCCTATGCGTTTGCCAGTCATTTTGCACCAACACATTTACACGATGCGCTGGGTTTATACTACAGCAATTTTGAAGCTTCCAAGCAATTAAATAAGCCGTATACTATGGCCTGCGTTAATGTTGTCGTGGCAACAACCGATGCGGAAGCCGAATATTTGGCTACGAGTATGAAGCTGTTTATGCTAAATATTATCAGAAATACCCGTGCACCGCTTCCGCCGCCGGTGGAAAGTATGAACGGACGCTGGAGTCCGATTGAGGAAGCACAAATTTTGAAAATGATGCAATATACATTTGTGGGAAGCCCAGAAACGGTTCAGGAGAAATTAGTCAATTTTATTTCGGAAACTCATATTGACGAACTAATTACGGTTGCCCATATATACGATCAAAAAGCGCGATTGAATTCTTTTGAGTTATTAGCGCAACTTAAACATGATATTTCAATTTAA